A genome region from Nicotiana tabacum cultivar K326 chromosome 13, ASM71507v2, whole genome shotgun sequence includes the following:
- the LOC107806655 gene encoding uncharacterized protein LOC107806655 isoform X2, translating to MLITLARCSNHTVEIFQAPQSPTTGSFHFSTINQENTMKTTQIARDHFEFPVESPKATALKKCSLDIAGETNVQQNMSCIGLTNIHESGNCARRANQFEQRSAVTSYKITCNGSDDGYTWRKYGQKHVKGSEFPRSYYKCTQQNCPVKKKVERSPDGQITEIVYKGAHNHHKSQPPRRATMSSTVYGLGETSEMSEGNIGGSNSWRSVQFERNKDVRAPSGLDRTSSASVLTKVSDPLMLNYQKTNINAFESAGTTPEPSSTLASRDDEDEDRATEGSTSLGDDVDDYAFDHKRRRREFYSVETSLSSRTTREPRVVVQIESEIDILDDGYRWRKYGQKVVKGNPNPRSYYKCTSAGCPVRKHVERAPDNLISVITTYEGKHNHEVPSTNKTNCAISGNQALTSTSKTHKVSNLGMQVQDCNFQFNRKPFDYVRPSFLDLRFGATSPIYDLKFPTNLHSYGSFLLSPTQVSNSCSFAPLQMPEFPLPLSLPMSLPLVGPNIVPPLGGFHFNDLPLTPNGVSSHSSIAVGDQKYIHDDNNNNKNAIIVRGNEEIKNENLCDHQNGASSAVFCGQIMDNFPS from the exons ATGCTAATCACTTTGGCAAGATGCTCAAATCATACAGTTGAGATTTTTCAG GCACCACAATCTCCAACCACTGGAAGCTTTCACTTCTCCACTATCAATCAAGAAAACACAATGAAGACTACTCAG ATAGCAAGAGATCATTTTGAATTCCCAGTGGAATCTCCAAAAGCGACTGCGTTAAAGAAGTGCAGCCTAGATATAGCTGGTGAAACAAATGTTCAACAAAACATGAGCTGCATTGGCTTAACAAATATTCATGAATCAGGAAATTGCGCCAGAAGAGCAAACCAATTTGAGCAAAGAAGTGCAGTGACCAGTTATAAAATTACTTGTAACGGTTCAGATGATGGATACACTTGGAGAAAATATGGGCAGAAACATGTAAAAGGGAGTGAATTTCCAAGGAGTTATTACAAATGTACTCAACAAAATTGCCCCGTTAAGAAAAAAGTTGAACGTTCTCCAGATGGACAGATAACAGAAATCGTGTACAAAGGTGCACATAATCATCATAAATCTCAACCTCCTCGACGTGCAACAATGAGTTCAACTGTCTATGGTTTGGGAGAAACGTCAGAAATGAGTGAAGGAAATATTGGTGGATCAAATAGTTGGAGAAGTGTGCAATTCGAAAGAAATAAGGATGTTAGAGCTCCTTCAGGTCTGGACAGAACTTCCTCTGCATCTGTTTTGACAAAAGTTTCTGATCCATTAATGTTAAATTATCAAAAGACAAATATAAATGCGTTTGAATCAGCTGGAACTACACCTGAGCCTTCTTCTACACTTGCTAGTCGTGACGATGAAGACGAAGATAGAGCTACTGAAGGGAGCACTTCACTTGGTGATGATGTTGATGATTATGCATTTGACCATAAAAGAAG GAGGAGAGAATTTTACTCAGTTGAAACGAGTTTATCGTCGAGGACAACAAGAGAACCAAGAGTAGTTGTCCAGATAGAGAGCGAGATCGATATTCTTGATGATGGCTATCGTTGGAGAAAATATGGCCAAAAAGTTGTTAAGGGAAATCCAAATCCCAG GAGCTATTACAAATGCACAAGTGCAGGATGCCCAGTAAGAAAGCATGTGGAAAGGGCTCCAGATAATCTAATATCAGTCATTACAACATATGAAGGAAAACATAACCATGAAGTGCCTTCAACAAACAAGACAAATTGTGCTATTTCTGGAAACCAAGCTTTAACTTCTACTTCAAAAACCCATAAAGTTTCCAATTTAGGAATGCAAGTTCAAGATTGTAACTTCCAATTCAATAGAAAGCCCTTTGACTATGTAAGGCCAAGTTTTCTTGACTTAAGATTTGGAGCTACTTCACCTATATATGACCTGAAATTCCCAACTAATTTACACTCCTATGGTTCTTTCCTTTTGAGCCCTACACAAGTATCGAATTCGTGTTCGTTTGCTCCTTTGCAGATGCCTGAATTCCCATTGCCATTGTCTTTGCCAATGAGTCTTCCCTTGGTTGGCCCTAATATTGTGCCTCCTCTTGGTGGATTTCATTTTAATGATCTTCCACTAACACCAAATGGTGTGTCATCCCATTCTTCAATTGCAGTTGGGGATCAAAAGTATATTcacgacgacaacaacaacaataaaaatgcAATAATAGTGAGAGGCAATGAAGAGATCAAGAATGAAAATTTGTGTGATCATCAAAATGGAGCATCATCTGCGGTATTTTGTGGCCAAATTATGGACAATTTTCCATCTTAG
- the LOC107806655 gene encoding WRKY transcription factor SUSIBA2-like isoform X3, which translates to MAPQSPTTGSFHFSTINQENTMKTTQIARDHFEFPVESPKATALKKCSLDIAGETNVQQNMSCIGLTNIHESGNCARRANQFEQRSAVTSYKITCNGSDDGYTWRKYGQKHVKGSEFPRSYYKCTQQNCPVKKKVERSPDGQITEIVYKGAHNHHKSQPPRRATMSSTVYGLGETSEMSEGNIGGSNSWRSVQFERNKDVRAPSGLDRTSSASVLTKVSDPLMLNYQKTNINAFESAGTTPEPSSTLASRDDEDEDRATEGSTSLGDDVDDYAFDHKRRRREFYSVETSLSSRTTREPRVVVQIESEIDILDDGYRWRKYGQKVVKGNPNPRSYYKCTSAGCPVRKHVERAPDNLISVITTYEGKHNHEVPSTNKTNCAISGNQALTSTSKTHKVSNLGMQVQDCNFQFNRKPFDYVRPSFLDLRFGATSPIYDLKFPTNLHSYGSFLLSPTQVSNSCSFAPLQMPEFPLPLSLPMSLPLVGPNIVPPLGGFHFNDLPLTPNGVSSHSSIAVGDQKYIHDDNNNNKNAIIVRGNEEIKNENLCDHQNGASSAVFCGQIMDNFPS; encoded by the exons GCACCACAATCTCCAACCACTGGAAGCTTTCACTTCTCCACTATCAATCAAGAAAACACAATGAAGACTACTCAG ATAGCAAGAGATCATTTTGAATTCCCAGTGGAATCTCCAAAAGCGACTGCGTTAAAGAAGTGCAGCCTAGATATAGCTGGTGAAACAAATGTTCAACAAAACATGAGCTGCATTGGCTTAACAAATATTCATGAATCAGGAAATTGCGCCAGAAGAGCAAACCAATTTGAGCAAAGAAGTGCAGTGACCAGTTATAAAATTACTTGTAACGGTTCAGATGATGGATACACTTGGAGAAAATATGGGCAGAAACATGTAAAAGGGAGTGAATTTCCAAGGAGTTATTACAAATGTACTCAACAAAATTGCCCCGTTAAGAAAAAAGTTGAACGTTCTCCAGATGGACAGATAACAGAAATCGTGTACAAAGGTGCACATAATCATCATAAATCTCAACCTCCTCGACGTGCAACAATGAGTTCAACTGTCTATGGTTTGGGAGAAACGTCAGAAATGAGTGAAGGAAATATTGGTGGATCAAATAGTTGGAGAAGTGTGCAATTCGAAAGAAATAAGGATGTTAGAGCTCCTTCAGGTCTGGACAGAACTTCCTCTGCATCTGTTTTGACAAAAGTTTCTGATCCATTAATGTTAAATTATCAAAAGACAAATATAAATGCGTTTGAATCAGCTGGAACTACACCTGAGCCTTCTTCTACACTTGCTAGTCGTGACGATGAAGACGAAGATAGAGCTACTGAAGGGAGCACTTCACTTGGTGATGATGTTGATGATTATGCATTTGACCATAAAAGAAG GAGGAGAGAATTTTACTCAGTTGAAACGAGTTTATCGTCGAGGACAACAAGAGAACCAAGAGTAGTTGTCCAGATAGAGAGCGAGATCGATATTCTTGATGATGGCTATCGTTGGAGAAAATATGGCCAAAAAGTTGTTAAGGGAAATCCAAATCCCAG GAGCTATTACAAATGCACAAGTGCAGGATGCCCAGTAAGAAAGCATGTGGAAAGGGCTCCAGATAATCTAATATCAGTCATTACAACATATGAAGGAAAACATAACCATGAAGTGCCTTCAACAAACAAGACAAATTGTGCTATTTCTGGAAACCAAGCTTTAACTTCTACTTCAAAAACCCATAAAGTTTCCAATTTAGGAATGCAAGTTCAAGATTGTAACTTCCAATTCAATAGAAAGCCCTTTGACTATGTAAGGCCAAGTTTTCTTGACTTAAGATTTGGAGCTACTTCACCTATATATGACCTGAAATTCCCAACTAATTTACACTCCTATGGTTCTTTCCTTTTGAGCCCTACACAAGTATCGAATTCGTGTTCGTTTGCTCCTTTGCAGATGCCTGAATTCCCATTGCCATTGTCTTTGCCAATGAGTCTTCCCTTGGTTGGCCCTAATATTGTGCCTCCTCTTGGTGGATTTCATTTTAATGATCTTCCACTAACACCAAATGGTGTGTCATCCCATTCTTCAATTGCAGTTGGGGATCAAAAGTATATTcacgacgacaacaacaacaataaaaatgcAATAATAGTGAGAGGCAATGAAGAGATCAAGAATGAAAATTTGTGTGATCATCAAAATGGAGCATCATCTGCGGTATTTTGTGGCCAAATTATGGACAATTTTCCATCTTAG